Proteins from a single region of Bactrocera neohumeralis isolate Rockhampton unplaced genomic scaffold, APGP_CSIRO_Bneo_wtdbg2-racon-allhic-juicebox.fasta_v2 cluster10, whole genome shotgun sequence:
- the LOC126765276 gene encoding uncharacterized protein LOC126765276 has product MQPLKLVRACDTRWLSIESAVNRIESQWLELKTHFEVAEAVESCHQANILKKLYTEKNLLYLKFLKPLLSDVQKVNKMFESNNADPTLLLSELYVLLKDLSYQIVLKSDIFYPFNSRLEDFFVPTPYFNYNFEAFLKSKKDVINSEEENEIRVTCRKFIAQLIYQRRQRLPANFLNLKDTNLFSVENSLKTKKIKLHEHFEQQMEDFTVDEITILEKQWQKLSTYEWANKNSTINFWISVYEYKNALNENPFQELSSFVMKFLVLPFSNAEVERVFSGMNLIKTKIRNRMILNTMNSLLYIRCGLKRLNKCCESFKITNDLIQKCDKNMYDNDISTDSSEVEKQYSFDNVFSL; this is encoded by the coding sequence ATGCAACCATTAAAATTGGTAAGAGCTTGTGACACTAGATGGTTGTCAATTGAATCAGCTGTAAATCGTATAGAAAGTCAATGGCTAGAGTTGAAAACTCATTTTGAAGTTGCCGAAGCGGTAGAATCGTGTCATCAAgccaatatattaaaaaaactgtacactgaaaaaaatttattatatctgAAGTTTTTGAAACCTTTGCTGTCAGAtgtacaaaaagtaaataaaatgtttgaaagtAATAATGCTGACCCTACTCTGTTGCTATCAGAACTATATGTTCTTTTGAAAGACCTTTCCTatcaaattgttttaaaatctgACATTTTTTATCCGTTCAATTCGCGTTTAGAAGATTTTTTTGTTCCAACACCATACTTTAATTACAACTTTGAagcatttttaaaatcaaagaaaGATGTAATCAATTCtgaagaagaaaatgaaataagaGTTACTTGCCGAAAGTTTATAGCTCAGTTAATATATCAGCGTAGACAACGATTGCCAGCAAATTTTCTAAATCTTAAagatacaaatttgttttctgtagaaaacagtttaaaaacgaaaaaaattaaattgcatgaacattttGAACAACAAATGGAAGATTTCACAGTGGACGAAATTACTATTTTAGAAAAGCAATGGCAAAAGCTAAGTACATATGAATGGGCAAATAAAAACTCAACAATTAATTTCTGGATAAGTGTATACGaatataaaaatgctttaaatgaAAACCCGTTCCAGGAATTGTCTTCTTTTGTTATGAAGTTTCTAGTTTTACCATTTAGTAACGCAGAAGTTGAAAGAGTTTTCAGTGGCATGAaccttataaaaacaaaaattagaaatagaATGATATTGAACACTATGAATTCACTTCTTTACATTAGATGCGGATTGAAAAGGTTAAATAAATGTTgcgaaagttttaaaattaccaACGATCTCAtacaaaaatgtgataaaaacATGTATGATAATGATATTTCGACCGACTCTTCGGAAGTTGAGAAACAATATTCATTTGATAATGTatttagtttataa